A single region of the Arcobacter lacus genome encodes:
- a CDS encoding acyl-CoA thioesterase, with protein MLTQNIMPRFSETDALGHINNNTYGVWFEAAREPIYKLFLPNLNIKKWCLVMAHSSNDFLKEVFWGDEVIVKTAVSKIGNSSFELKHAVYQKGVLCTSSKTVLIHYDFDSKIAIKIPDNIKAKLEEHIFTDNWDLKI; from the coding sequence ATGTTAACACAAAATATAATGCCAAGATTTAGCGAAACAGATGCTTTAGGACATATAAATAACAATACTTATGGAGTTTGGTTTGAAGCAGCAAGGGAGCCAATATATAAGCTATTTTTACCAAATTTAAATATAAAAAAATGGTGTTTAGTTATGGCACATAGTTCAAACGACTTTTTAAAAGAAGTTTTTTGGGGTGATGAAGTTATTGTAAAAACTGCTGTTTCAAAGATAGGAAATTCATCTTTTGAGCTAAAACACGCAGTTTATCAAAAAGGTGTTTTATGTACATCTTCAAAAACAGTTTTGATTCATTATGATTTTGATTCAAAAATAGCTATAAAAATTCCAGATAACATAAAAGCAAAATTAGAAGAGCATATTTTTACAGATAACTGGGATTTAAAAATATAA
- a CDS encoding ribonucleotide-diphosphate reductase subunit beta, translating into MERKTNYNPDSKESLNDRRVFGGNSDGMINFTRMKYQWALNLWDTMEANTWFPREVQMTGDAKDYKFLTPAEKRMYDLVLSQLIFMDSLQTNNLMDNINPYITAPEINACLARQSYEEANHSKSYAVMVESISDNTDLIYDMWKNDAKLREKNTYIAEVYKNLSGEIDDRKILLALFANQILEGLYFYAGFAAIYALGKSGKMLGSSQMIRFIQRDEVTHLLLFQNMINSVRKERPDLFTDEVEQTVRAMFKKAVDLEASWGAYITQGQILGFTDGIIRQYIEYLADRRLEAVGYKPEYGVKHPIPWVDGYASFNDQRTNFFEGNVVNYSKGSIDFDDF; encoded by the coding sequence ATGGAAAGAAAAACTAATTATAACCCTGATTCTAAAGAGAGCTTAAACGATAGAAGAGTTTTTGGTGGAAATAGTGATGGAATGATCAATTTCACTAGAATGAAATATCAATGGGCTTTAAATCTTTGGGATACAATGGAGGCAAATACTTGGTTTCCAAGAGAAGTTCAAATGACAGGTGATGCAAAAGATTATAAGTTTTTAACACCTGCTGAAAAAAGAATGTATGATTTAGTTTTATCTCAACTTATCTTTATGGATTCTTTACAAACAAATAATCTAATGGATAATATAAATCCTTATATTACTGCTCCTGAAATAAATGCTTGTTTAGCAAGACAATCTTACGAAGAAGCAAATCATAGTAAATCTTACGCAGTTATGGTTGAATCAATTTCTGATAACACAGATTTGATTTATGATATGTGGAAAAATGATGCAAAATTAAGAGAAAAAAATACATATATTGCTGAAGTTTATAAAAATCTTTCAGGTGAAATTGATGATAGAAAAATTCTTTTAGCACTTTTTGCAAATCAGATTTTAGAAGGTTTATATTTTTATGCTGGATTTGCAGCTATTTATGCTCTTGGAAAATCAGGAAAGATGCTTGGAAGTTCTCAAATGATTAGATTTATTCAAAGAGATGAAGTAACACACCTTTTATTATTTCAAAATATGATAAATAGTGTAAGAAAAGAAAGACCTGATTTATTTACAGATGAAGTAGAACAAACTGTAAGAGCTATGTTTAAAAAAGCTGTTGATTTAGAGGCTTCTTGGGGAGCATATATCACTCAAGGACAAATTCTAGGATTTACAGATGGAATTATTAGACAATATATTGAATATCTTGCTGATAGAAGACTTGAAGCTGTTGGATATAAACCAGAATATGGAGTAAAACATCCAATTCCATGGGTTGATGGTTATGCTTCATTTAATGACCAAAGAACGAATTTCTTTGAAGGGAATGTTGTAAATTATTCTAAAGGTTCTATTGACTTTGACGATTTTTAA
- a CDS encoding AbiJ-NTD4 domain-containing protein, with translation MRKKFSERNGYKNPRDALQVEFINDDLRNRLWNNIKMTYLDGLSTQYNSEDLNLNDNLEIYKIKQLYDSFFKTHEEPPRNRRQLKKDIKNKYFLLKWFEIYDLVEYLPELFKREFSTFCEDINEVLEEENSGYRFVEGLIVQIIDEVEIKEIEEVFESKYVTAKGHLSKALELLSDRENPDYQNSIKESISAVESIVNLISGKTNVALNKCFQYIPFEIDENFQSGMMKLYNWTSSSDGIRHASNGNEIKSSFAEAKYMVVSCSAFINYLILKQEEIKN, from the coding sequence ATGAGAAAGAAATTTTCTGAAAGAAATGGCTATAAAAATCCAAGAGATGCTTTACAAGTAGAATTTATAAATGACGATTTGAGAAATAGATTATGGAATAATATAAAAATGACATATCTTGATGGTTTGAGTACTCAATATAACTCAGAGGATTTAAATTTAAATGATAATTTAGAAATATATAAAATTAAACAATTATATGATTCTTTCTTTAAAACACATGAAGAACCACCTAGGAATAGGAGACAATTAAAAAAAGATATTAAAAATAAATATTTCTTGTTAAAATGGTTTGAAATCTATGATTTAGTAGAATATTTACCTGAATTATTTAAAAGAGAATTTTCAACTTTTTGTGAAGATATTAATGAAGTTTTAGAGGAAGAGAATTCAGGATATAGATTTGTAGAAGGCTTAATTGTACAAATTATCGATGAAGTTGAAATAAAAGAAATTGAAGAAGTTTTTGAATCTAAATATGTTACTGCAAAAGGGCATTTATCAAAAGCTTTAGAGCTTTTAAGTGATAGAGAAAATCCTGATTATCAAAACTCAATAAAAGAATCTATAAGTGCAGTAGAATCAATTGTAAATTTAATTTCAGGAAAAACAAATGTGGCATTAAATAAATGTTTTCAATATATTCCTTTTGAAATTGATGAAAATTTTCAAAGTGGGATGATGAAACTTTATAATTGGACTTCTTCTTCTGATGGAATTAGACATGCTTCTAATGGAAATGAAATTAAAAGTTCATTTGCTGAAGCAAAATATATGGTAGTTTCATGTTCAGCTTTTATTAATTATTTAATATTAAAACAAGAAGAAATTAAAAATTAA
- a CDS encoding OmpA family protein produces MSIFGKIILLLFIFLLLNFISIFTFDYDEYFKDKSHNLSFENKSNFEFFHKTEYKPSDFTITKIDNLIELSGTFENHNIVLDVIQALGINKEGTLTYENNVVVDKQVLETIFLLIVPFKDFFADNSKISVVNNEILLSGELKNKMYKNLIDTIILQKSNNITLNTQISIPEENPINNEQNENNNEEHITTGTILKLSDIQLLINNILKDKKISFERKSSIPTTESQNTLHEIAKILNENPNFKVEVAGHTDSRGEAALNKQISQDRANSVKNILVSNGVNESRITAIGYGEEFPIAKDDENGLSEINRRVEFIIGE; encoded by the coding sequence ATGTCAATTTTTGGTAAGATTATTTTATTATTATTTATATTTTTACTTTTAAATTTTATATCTATTTTCACTTTCGATTACGATGAATATTTTAAAGATAAAAGTCATAATCTTTCTTTTGAAAATAAAAGTAATTTTGAATTTTTTCATAAAACAGAATATAAACCTTCAGATTTTACTATAACAAAAATTGATAATCTTATTGAATTAAGTGGTACTTTTGAAAATCACAATATTGTGCTAGATGTTATTCAAGCCTTAGGAATAAATAAAGAAGGTACATTAACTTATGAAAACAATGTTGTAGTTGATAAACAAGTATTAGAAACAATTTTTCTTTTAATCGTACCATTTAAAGATTTTTTTGCAGATAACTCAAAAATATCAGTTGTAAACAACGAAATATTACTTTCTGGTGAGTTAAAAAATAAAATGTATAAAAATCTAATCGATACAATTATTTTACAAAAAAGCAATAACATCACATTAAATACACAAATCTCTATTCCAGAAGAAAATCCAATAAATAATGAACAAAATGAAAATAATAACGAAGAACATATAACTACTGGCACAATTTTAAAATTATCTGATATTCAGTTATTAATAAACAATATTTTAAAAGATAAAAAAATAAGTTTTGAAAGAAAAAGTTCTATTCCTACTACAGAATCACAAAATACTCTTCATGAAATTGCGAAAATTTTAAATGAAAATCCAAATTTTAAAGTTGAAGTAGCAGGACATACAGATTCAAGAGGAGAAGCTGCTTTAAATAAACAAATTTCTCAAGATAGAGCAAATAGTGTAAAAAATATTTTAGTAAGCAATGGAGTAAATGAATCTAGAATCACAGCAATTGGTTATGGAGAAGAATTTCCTATTGCAAAAGATGATGAAAATGGATTGTCGGAAATTAATCGTAGGGTGGAATTTATTATAGGAGAGTAG